The Maritimibacter sp. DP1N21-5 DNA window AGAACCGGACGTGGCACCGGAGCTCTGGATCAACGCGGTGCGTGACCTGCTGAACGTCGCCAAGGACGAAGGCTCGCTCGTCGCCCTCAACGAAGGTCCGATCACGGGTCTCGGAGAAGGCTGGTGGGTGACCCCCGCGTTCGCCGCCGAACACCCGGAACTCGACACGGTCGAGAAGCTCCTCGAACACCCCGAACTCTTCCCCTACCAGGAAGACGAAAGCAAAGGCGCCTTCGTCGGCTGTCCGGCTGGCTGGGGGTGCCAACTGGTGAACGCAAACCTCTTCCGCGCCTTCGACATGGAGGAAAAGGGCTGGGTCCTCGTCGATCCGGGCTCGGCCGCAGGGCTGGACGGCTCCATGGCGAAAGCCGCCGACCGGGGCGAGCCCTGGTTCGGTTACTATTGGTCGCCCACCTCGATGATCGGGAAATACGACATGGTCATGCTGCCGTTCGAGGCCGAATTCGCGGGCCGCGAGAACTGGGACGGCTGCATCGCGCTCGCCGAACAGGACTGCATGGACCCGCAGCCCACCGCCTGGACCGTGTCCGAGGTCGAGACCGTGGTGACGGATGACTTCATGGAAAAGGGTGGCGTCGCGGCCGATTACTTCAAGGCGCGCGTGTTCCCCGGTGACGTGATGAACCAGATGCTCGTCTTCATGAACGAAAATCAGGCCACCGGCGAAGATGCCGCTTTCGAGTTCCTCGTGTCGCACGAAGATGTCTGGACCCAGTGGGTGTCGGACGACGTCGCGCAGAAGGTCAAGGACGCGCTTTGATCGCGCCTCAACCAGACTGGAAAGGCCCGCGCAACGCCGCGGGCCTTTTCGCGCTGAGCAGCATCTATCCATAAGGGGATCAGGGATGTCCTTCTTCACCGAATTTCCATCACTCGGCCGCGCGGACCTCTCCGCGATGCGGCGTTGGATCGACGGCAACTTCCGCGAGTTCACCCGGGCCACGGGGGAAGCGCTCGAGGCCTTCTTCAACCCGCTTCTTATGTTCCTCGTCTGGTTCGAGGACGTGCTTCTGGCAACGCCCTGGCCGATCATCCTTCTGATTGTCGGGGGCCTCGCCTACCTCGGGTCGCGGTCGTGGAAGATCACCCTTGGTTCGGTCGCGGCTTTCGTCGCCATCGGCTTTTTCGGCATGTGGGAGGACACGATGTCCACCCTCGCGATCATCTCGGTCGCGACGATCCTCTGCATCGCCATCGGCATCCCCATCGGCATCCTCATGTCGCGCTCGGACCGGATGCAGGCGGTCATCACCCCGATCCTCGACGTGATGCAGACGATCCCCTCCTTCGTCTACCTCATCCCCGTCGTCATGCTTCTGGGCATCGGCAAGGTCCCCGGGCTTATCGCCGTCTGCATCTATGCCATCCCGCCCATCGTGCGCCTGACGAACCTCGGCATAAGGCTCGTTGACGCCGACGTCCTCGAAGCCGCCGACGCCTTCGGCGCCTCGCCGCGCCAGAAGCTCTTCGGCGTGCAGGTGCCGCTCGCGCTGCCCAACATCTTTGCCGGCGTGAACCAGACCATCATGATGGCGCTCTCCATGGTCGTCATCGCCTCGATGATCGGTGTGCAGGGCCTTGGCGTCCCCGTGCTGCGCGCGATTTCGAACCAATACCTCGCGCTTGGCCTGATGAACGGCCTCGCCATCGTGGCGCTCGCGATCATCTTTGACCGCGTGTCACAGACCTATGGCAAACGGCTGCAGGCCTACCGGGGGAACTCGAAATGACCGAGACCACGAAAGTCCAGATCAGGAACCTCTACAAGATCTTCGGCAAGCGCCCGCAAGAGGTCCTGCCGCTGGTAAAAAAGGGCATGGGCAAGCCGGAGCTTCTCGACAAGCACAACCACGTGCTTGGGATTCAGGACGTCTCGCTCGACATCCCCGAAAAGCGCATCCAGGTCATCATGGGCCTGTCGGGGTCGGGCAAGTCCACCCTCATCCGCCACATCAACCGGCTGATCGAGCCCACCGCCGGAGAAATCCTCGTCGACGGTGAGGACGTGATGAAAATGTCGGAAGAACGGTTGCGCGACCTCCGGCGCTTCAAGATGTCGATGGTGTTTCAGAAGTTCGGCCTCCTTCCGCACCGCAAGATCGGCGAGAACGTCATGTATGGCCTCCAGATCCAGGGCGTGGACGAGGCCGAGGCGAAATCCCGCGCGGGAACATGGATCGAGCGCGTGGGTCTTTCGGGCTACGAAGAGCATTATCCCGGCCAGCTCTCCGGCGGGATGCAGCAGCGCGTGGGCCTCGCCCGTGCGCTCGCTACCGACGCCGATATCCTCCTCATGGACGAGGCCTTTTCGGCCCTCGATCCGCTCATCCGCTACGACATGCAGTCGATCCTGCTTGACCTGCAGGAGGAACTGCACAAGACGATCATCTTCATCACCCACGATCTGGACGAGGCGCTGCGCCTTGGCGAAAACATCGCCATCCTGCGCGACGGCGCGCTCATTCAGGAGGGCGACGCACAGGAGATCGTGCTCAAGCCCGCCGACGACTACATCCGCGACTTCACCAAGGACATCAACCGCGCCAAGGTGATCCGGCTTTACGGTCTGGCCGACCCGATAGCGCCCGGTTTCGCGGGCCCCACGCTCGACGGCGAAACGGTGCTGGCCGATGCGCTTCCCACGATGAACGAAGCGCCGAACGGGACCGTGGGCGTCACCGATCAGACGGGCAAGATCACCGGAACGGTCAGCCTGACCACGGCGATCCGGGCACTGCACGCGTGATCTTCACTGCTTCATAAATACTTTGGGGGGATCGAAACGGCGCAGCCGTTTCGTATGGGGGGCAACGCCCCCCCCCCGCCTTGGCCGGGACAACGTCCCGGACGAGGCTCACACAGCATGGGCGGCGCAGGCCGCCCATTCCGCCAAGAAGCTCAGGCAAAAGCCTCCGCTTCGCCCTCGCCTTCACGCCGCCCCACGCCAAGCCCCGAGGCCATGACCACCAGCGATTGGATCGGTTGTCCCCGGTCCATGCGAAGCACGATCTGGCGCAGGGCCACCTCGACGAAACCAGCCTCGGCGAGCAGCCCCGCGACATAAGCGCGGGAATGGGCGAAGCGGCGGCTTTCGCGCAGCACCACCGGCTCGGCCTCGCTCAACTCGACCGAGAACACCAACCGTCCGCCGGGCGCGAGGGAGCCCGCGCACCAACCCACCACCCGCTCGAGCGCGCCCACATAGGCAAAGACGTCCGCCGCGACGATCACGTCCCAGCGCGTTCCGCCCAGATCGAGCGCCGCAATGTCGCGCTTGTCGAGCGCGTCGTAGATCCCCTTGCCTTCGGCCTCGGCCAGCATCCGCGCCGACAGATCCCAGCCTTCGAGCCAATCCGCCTGCCCACGCAGTTCTGCCCCCATGAGCCCCGTGCCACAGCCCAGATCGAGCACCCGGCCCATCCGGCCCGTGCCAAGCTCCGCCATGATCTCCTGCGGCCCGCGGTAGGACAGGCCCTCGACGAGCGAGGCATCGAAGCGCGGCGCATATTGGTCAAAAAGCGTCTCGACAAAGGCAGCGGGCATCTGTTCGACAACCGATCCCTGCCCCGCCAGATCGCATTTGAGCGATGCGCCGAAGGGATCGGCGGGGTCCGCCGCCAGCGCCTTCTTCCAGCACGCCACCGCCCCGGTCATGTCACCCGCGCGCTCGAAATACTCGCCCAGCCGGAACCAGCCCGCAGCCCAGCCCGGCGCCTGCCCCATGGCCTCGCCCAGCACCTCGATCGCCGCGTCCAGATCGCCCAGATAGGCCATGGACTCCGCAAAGCCCGCGCGGCGATCCACGTTCAGATCGCCGGAAGGGAATATCATCCCCGTCATCCGCCATACTTTCTCAGGGACCCGCTCGATGGCCTTGGAGCCTCGCGACGGGTGACACGCGGGCACTAGAAAAGCCGTGCCGCGACCGCCCGATACGCCCGGTCCGCGCGCCTGTCAATCTGGCAAGATCAGCGGTTCGCGCGGGCCAGGAAACCGACCGCGACGAGCCCCACGAGAATGACGAGAATGGCGGCGGGCGCAGCCTGTCCGATCTGCTCGAGTGAGGCCTTTTCATAGACACGCGTCGATAGCGTGTTGTAGTTAAAGGGGCGCAAGAGGAGCGTCGCCGGAAGCTCCTTCACGCAGTCCACGAAGACGAGAAGCAGCGCGGTCCCGACGGAGCCACGGATGAGCGGCACATAGATCTCGCGCAGCGCACCTCCGGCGGTCCGCCCCAAAGACCGCGCCGCCATGGGCAGCGAGGGAGACACGCGCCCCATCGCCGCATCTGCCGCGTTCTGTGCGATGGCGAAGAACCGCACGAAATAGGCATAGACGACGGCGACGGCCGTCCCGGTCATGATCAACCCCGGGTCCCAGCCGGTCAGCGCGAGGACACCATCGGCAATCCAGTTGTCGAGAGTGGCGAGCGGGATCAGGATACCGACCGCCAGCACCGCCCCCGGTGCCGCATAGCCGATGGTGGAAACGGGCAGCACGTGGCGCGGCACACGCGACGCGGTCAGCCTTACGCCGTAGACGAGCACGAGGGCGAAGAAGACGGTGAGGATCGCAGCACTCCCCCCCACGGCCACGGTATGCCAGAGCGCCTCGAGAAGACCGGGCGCGAGCCATTCCTCCGCATTGGACAACGCGTGCCAGAGGATCACGCTCGTCGGCAGGATGAACCCGAGTGCGAAGGGAACGGTGCAGAAGAAGGTGGCGAGCCAGCCCTGCCAGCCCCCGAGGCGAATATGCGTCACCGGGCGCTGCTGGCGTTCGAGCTTGTAGAAACGGCTCTTCGAGCGGCTCACTTTCTCCAGTGCGACGAGCGCGAGCACCAGCCCGAGGATAACGAGCGCGATCTGCGCTGCGCCCCCGGCATTGCCCATCTCGAGCCAGGTGGTGAAAATCCCCGTGGTCAGCGTCTGCACGGCAAAGAAATCGACGGCGCCGAAATCCGACACGGTCTCCATCATCACGATGGCGCTGCCCGCCGCGACGGCGGGACGCACCAGCGGCAGGCCGACCCGCCAGAAGCGCCCGAAGGGTCCAGCCCCCAATGCGCGCGCGACCTCGTAGACGCCGCCGGATTGCTCGCGAAACGCAGCCCGTGCCAGCAGATAGACATAAGGCGACAGCGCAGCGGTCAGGACCATGACGGCGGCCCAGCGCGACCGGATGTCCGGGAACCAGTAGTCCCGCGCACTTTGCCAGCCCATCAGACCCCGCAGCCCGGTCTGCAAGGGCCCCGAATACTCGAGAAAATCAACGAGCGCATAGGCGCCGACATAGGCCGGGATGGCGAGGGGAAAAAGCAGCAGCCATTCGAGCCAGCGCGAGCCCGGGAACCGATACATCACGATGAGCCAGGCCGCCCCGGTGCCCACAGCCGCCGACAGAAGCGCCACCGACAACGCGAGGATCGCCGTGTTCATCAGGTAGCGCGGCAGCACCGTGGACATGAGATGCGGCCAGACGTTTTCGACCGGGTTGAACGCAAGCCAGACGATGGCGAGGATCGGACCCACGACCGCGACGCCGACGACCAGCGCACCAAGGGTCCATCCCCCGGGCCACGCCCGAAGGCGGCCGGACAGGTGTGCGCGCCGCGCTGGAACCTGAGTGTTTCCCTCAACCATGACGCCGCACTTATCCCGAAAGCGGTTTAACTGTCCAGAAATCCCGTTATATTGCGACCGGTTGATCAGAGGATAATTCGAGTACCATGCAGATTGCCTTCCATGTCGGCGCCCATTGCACGGACGAAGATCAGCTCCTGAAATCGCTTCTGAAGAACCCGAAGATCCTGCAGGACCACGGCGTCGCGGTGCCGGGCCCGTCGAAGTATCGCAAGCTTCTCACCGACGTTTTCGCCAAGCTCGACGGCGGCCGCGCGACGGAAGAAACGCAGGACGTGGTCCTCGAAGCGATGCTCGACGGTGACGACCCCGACCGGCTGGTGCTGTCGTTCGAGAATTTCATCTGTGGCTGGCGGCGGATCATCGAGGACGGGATGCTCTATCCCCTCGCCGGGGAGCGCACGAAGCGCCTTCGGGACGCCTTCCCCGATCACCAGGTCGAGTTCTTCATGGCGGTGCGGGACCCGGCGACCTTCATCCCTGCCATCGTCGCGAAGTTTCCGGAAATTGACGCGGAACAGCTCGTGAGCGAGCTGCGTCTCGAGGGGCTGATCTGGTCCGACGTGATCCGCGACATCCGCGAGGCGAACCCGGACTGTCCGGTCACGGTCTGGTGCAACGAGGACACGCCGCTCATCTGGCCCGAGGTGATGCATGACGTCACCGGGATCGACATGCGCATCCAGTTCAAGGGTGGACTCGACATCCTCGCGCAGATCATGGAGCGCGAAGGGGTGAAACGGCTTCGCGCCTATATGGCCGAACACCAGCCAGTGAGCGAGATTCAGCGGCGCCGGGTGCTGGCGGCCTTTCTCGACAAATACGCGATCGACGAGGCACTGGAAGAAGAGATCGCCCTGCCCGGCTGGACCGAGGACATCATGGCGCGGCTGAGCCGGTCCTACGAGGACGACATGCTTGAGCTCGGCCATATTCCGGGCGTCAACTTCATCACCGCCTGAGACACTGATTGCACGGCCCGCCAAGGCAGGACGCGCAGGCCCCGCCCGTGACAGGCACCCGGATCACATTCCGAGTGCTTCCTTGTACATTTCGAGGATCGCCTCTTCTTCGGCGATGTCGTCGCTGTCGCGCTTGCGCAGCGCGATGACCTTGCGCATGACCTTGGTGTCGTAACCACGCGCCTTGGCTTCGGCCATGACCTCTTTCTGCTGGTCGGCGAGGTCCTTTTTCTCCATTTCGAGCCGCTCGAAGCGTTCGATGAACTGGCGCAGCTCGTCCGCCGTGACGCGGTAGCTCGTCGGTTTGTGGTCTTCCATGTCCATCGCGTCGTCCATCACGTCCTCGTCCGAAACTGCCTTGGGTCCCTTCACCTAGCCGCCGCGCCCGCGCCGTTCAAGACCGATTTCCCCGCCAAATCCGCTTGCGGCAGCCCGCCGCGCAGGCTAGGCAGCGGCGCATGGATTGGATGATTTGGATCGGTGCGGCCATCTCGGTCGTTGGGCTTCTTGGCCTCGTCACCTCGGCGATGCGCGTCGTGCGTGCAAAGCGCGAGGGGCTGGACGACGACGCCCTGCGTACGGCCGTGAAATCCGCGATGGTCCTGAATTTCGGCGCACTGATGCTGTCGGCCTTCGGGCTGATCCTCGTGGTCGTGGGCGTGATCCTCGCCTGACTTCTCGCAAGACTTGGCGACAACCTAGCGCGCGTTCATCTTTCCGAAGCTGCCACCGATCTTGATCAGCTCCTGCCAGATTGGTTCCGGGGTCCAGAAGTCGCTCTCGGCCTCCCACGCCACCAGCGCCTTGCGCACCGCCACCGCCCCCTCCCGATCCGCCAGGGCCATGGGGCCGCCCGCCGTCCTCGGAAAACCGAGCGCAAGAAGCATCGCGGCGTCGACGTCCGACGGCCGTGTCGCGGTCCCGGACGCGATCAGGCGCGCCCCTTCGTTCGCCATGGCACGAAGGCAGCGCTGCTGGATCTCTTCCGGCTCGAAAGCGCGCGCCACGATCCCCGCGCTTTCGCGCAGGTCACGGATCATGGCAAAGACCTCTGGCGCGGCGCGGCCACCCTTTTCCCCTTCGTCATAGCGGTAGAACCCCTGACCCGACCGGCTCCCATACCAGGCGTTCTCGATCATGCGGAGCGGGATGGCCGACGCGCAATCCTCGGCTGCGAGCCCCCAGACACTGTCGAGCCCGGCCATGTCCTGCGCCTGGAGCGGACCCAACGGCATCCCGAAGCTGCGAAGTGCAGCATCGACCTCTGCCGGCATGGCCCCTTGTTCGAGTGTCAGGCAGGCGGCCGTGTAATAGGCCTGCATCATGGCATTGACGATCAGCCCGATCCGGGGCGCAACCGTGACGGGCACTTTGCCCATGGACCGGGCCAACCCCAGAAGCGTCACGATGGCGTCGGGCCGGGTCTCCGGAACACCCGCGACTTCGACCAGCCGGTTGCGGTCGGCGGGAGCGACGAAATGCATCGCGGCGAAGCGTTCCGGATGGCTGACCGCGCGGGCCAATGTCGGTATATCGCAATCGGCGGTCGAACTGGCGACGACCGCGTCGGTCATGACCACCTGTGAGAGCCGCGTGAGCGTCGCGGCCTTGCGGACCGCATTTTCAGCCAGCGCCTCGATGATCACGTCGCTGTCGGCCAGAACACGGTAGCTGTCCGACACGGTCAGGTGCATCAGGCGCGCATCGCGGTCGCGCCCCGTCATGCGGCCGGTTTCGACAGCCTGCGCAAGCACCGCCTCGATCCGGGCGCGCGCCCTTCCGATGGCCCCGTCATCCTCGAGCGCGAGCCGCACCGGAACCCCCGTGGCCAGCGCGGCAATCGCGATATCCCGCGCGAGCGGCCCGGCTCCCACGACGCCGATCCCCGCGATGGGTCGCGGCGCGACCCCGGCGAAGCGTGCCTCGCGCCCGGCGCGTCGCTCGGCCAGGAAGGCGTGGCGCAGACCCTGCGCCTCGTCCGTGTTGACGAGGTCTTC harbors:
- a CDS encoding 3-hydroxyacyl-CoA dehydrogenase NAD-binding domain-containing protein, encoding MNDGPADKVRIETRDGVMVVTVDNVPVNALVQPVRKALLQAVVAAEANPEVRAIVIGAAGKTFPAGADVREFTVAAARPTLSELCDRIEACTKPVVAAIHGTALGGGFELALACHYRLALPDAHFGFPEITLGLVPTAGGTQRLPRIAGARAALDLLVSGRPIDAMRAQALGLVDKVVNRGLERAAFGTARNMGEEGTAPRPTRKIMRGLDDPARYLELVSARRKMLPDRSVAIERAIDLVESALLLPFEAGLMRERVAYEDLVNTDEAQGLRHAFLAERRAGREARFAGVAPRPIAGIGVVGAGPLARDIAIAALATGVPVRLALEDDGAIGRARARIEAVLAQAVETGRMTGRDRDARLMHLTVSDSYRVLADSDVIIEALAENAVRKAATLTRLSQVVMTDAVVASSTADCDIPTLARAVSHPERFAAMHFVAPADRNRLVEVAGVPETRPDAIVTLLGLARSMGKVPVTVAPRIGLIVNAMMQAYYTAACLTLEQGAMPAEVDAALRSFGMPLGPLQAQDMAGLDSVWGLAAEDCASAIPLRMIENAWYGSRSGQGFYRYDEGEKGGRAAPEVFAMIRDLRESAGIVARAFEPEEIQQRCLRAMANEGARLIASGTATRPSDVDAAMLLALGFPRTAGGPMALADREGAVAVRKALVAWEAESDFWTPEPIWQELIKIGGSFGKMNAR
- a CDS encoding proline/glycine betaine ABC transporter permease — translated: MSFFTEFPSLGRADLSAMRRWIDGNFREFTRATGEALEAFFNPLLMFLVWFEDVLLATPWPIILLIVGGLAYLGSRSWKITLGSVAAFVAIGFFGMWEDTMSTLAIISVATILCIAIGIPIGILMSRSDRMQAVITPILDVMQTIPSFVYLIPVVMLLGIGKVPGLIAVCIYAIPPIVRLTNLGIRLVDADVLEAADAFGASPRQKLFGVQVPLALPNIFAGVNQTIMMALSMVVIASMIGVQGLGVPVLRAISNQYLALGLMNGLAIVALAIIFDRVSQTYGKRLQAYRGNSK
- a CDS encoding methyltransferase domain-containing protein encodes the protein MIFPSGDLNVDRRAGFAESMAYLGDLDAAIEVLGEAMGQAPGWAAGWFRLGEYFERAGDMTGAVACWKKALAADPADPFGASLKCDLAGQGSVVEQMPAAFVETLFDQYAPRFDASLVEGLSYRGPQEIMAELGTGRMGRVLDLGCGTGLMGAELRGQADWLEGWDLSARMLAEAEGKGIYDALDKRDIAALDLGGTRWDVIVAADVFAYVGALERVVGWCAGSLAPGGRLVFSVELSEAEPVVLRESRRFAHSRAYVAGLLAEAGFVEVALRQIVLRMDRGQPIQSLVVMASGLGVGRREGEGEAEAFA
- a CDS encoding glycine betaine/L-proline ABC transporter ATP-binding protein, encoding MTETTKVQIRNLYKIFGKRPQEVLPLVKKGMGKPELLDKHNHVLGIQDVSLDIPEKRIQVIMGLSGSGKSTLIRHINRLIEPTAGEILVDGEDVMKMSEERLRDLRRFKMSMVFQKFGLLPHRKIGENVMYGLQIQGVDEAEAKSRAGTWIERVGLSGYEEHYPGQLSGGMQQRVGLARALATDADILLMDEAFSALDPLIRYDMQSILLDLQEELHKTIIFITHDLDEALRLGENIAILRDGALIQEGDAQEIVLKPADDYIRDFTKDINRAKVIRLYGLADPIAPGFAGPTLDGETVLADALPTMNEAPNGTVGVTDQTGKITGTVSLTTAIRALHA
- a CDS encoding iron ABC transporter permease — protein: MVEGNTQVPARRAHLSGRLRAWPGGWTLGALVVGVAVVGPILAIVWLAFNPVENVWPHLMSTVLPRYLMNTAILALSVALLSAAVGTGAAWLIVMYRFPGSRWLEWLLLFPLAIPAYVGAYALVDFLEYSGPLQTGLRGLMGWQSARDYWFPDIRSRWAAVMVLTAALSPYVYLLARAAFREQSGGVYEVARALGAGPFGRFWRVGLPLVRPAVAAGSAIVMMETVSDFGAVDFFAVQTLTTGIFTTWLEMGNAGGAAQIALVILGLVLALVALEKVSRSKSRFYKLERQQRPVTHIRLGGWQGWLATFFCTVPFALGFILPTSVILWHALSNAEEWLAPGLLEALWHTVAVGGSAAILTVFFALVLVYGVRLTASRVPRHVLPVSTIGYAAPGAVLAVGILIPLATLDNWIADGVLALTGWDPGLIMTGTAVAVVYAYFVRFFAIAQNAADAAMGRVSPSLPMAARSLGRTAGGALREIYVPLIRGSVGTALLLVFVDCVKELPATLLLRPFNYNTLSTRVYEKASLEQIGQAAPAAILVILVGLVAVGFLARANR
- a CDS encoding ABC transporter substrate-binding protein codes for the protein MTNRILGAVAALGFSATLATGAWAQECGDVSIAEMDWASAELMANVDAIILEEGYGCDVSLIPGATQTTFASMSEKAEPDVAPELWINAVRDLLNVAKDEGSLVALNEGPITGLGEGWWVTPAFAAEHPELDTVEKLLEHPELFPYQEDESKGAFVGCPAGWGCQLVNANLFRAFDMEEKGWVLVDPGSAAGLDGSMAKAADRGEPWFGYYWSPTSMIGKYDMVMLPFEAEFAGRENWDGCIALAEQDCMDPQPTAWTVSEVETVVTDDFMEKGGVAADYFKARVFPGDVMNQMLVFMNENQATGEDAAFEFLVSHEDVWTQWVSDDVAQKVKDAL
- a CDS encoding DUF2312 domain-containing protein; amino-acid sequence: MDMEDHKPTSYRVTADELRQFIERFERLEMEKKDLADQQKEVMAEAKARGYDTKVMRKVIALRKRDSDDIAEEEAILEMYKEALGM